One Nitrososphaerales archaeon genomic window, AAAAGGACAGAACGCTCCAACTGGCACATCTGTAGAATCATTTACGTTCAAGGAAGACCAAACTGGCTCCGTAACGGTAAAGGTTGCAAATGCAAGGCTCTTTGGTGAACCGGCTGTATCAGCTGATGCGGCTGAATTCTCAGTAACTGTAGTACCTGAATTTCCACTAGGAATAATGTTGGTCGCAACAGCAGCGATAGCAGCAATTGTATTAGTTGGAAGATTCAAGAAACTTCCACATTTTTAATTTTTTCACATAACAGCAAGTCCGAAGGCAATAGCAGTTGTAATATATCGAATAAGATCCATTAACAAACTCGGTTACAATAAACAGCTAAATGTCACGATCAAACAGTATTCATTTCAAAGCGTATTTTAGTAAGAATTCTATTCGCAGCATCCGAGTAGTTACATTCTAACTCAGTGCTTACAAATAGAATATTTGTATCTATTTAGGTGAAATCCTGATTTTACTCACGAATTTTGGTAAGAACCCTAAAATTCCACGAGGAACCTAAATACACACGAATATTTGTATAATGTAGAGGGATAGCAATATTCCTGACCTTCTCATACTCTATCACAATTTGCCTTCTCCATGCTAGCCTCATCATTATTGCGGTGCCCAGCTGCCCAGAGCTTGCATGCCTGACCTCTTCAGTTTGGCTATTATGAATAAAATCTTTATTTCCTTCGTCGGCCTCCATTTTTTATATCACCATTTGCGTCCAAGACATCAGTGAAACGAATCTGCCGATCTATGTATAGAATATCACCACAGAACTTATTGTAATCCATGTACATGATCCACAATGCTCAAAAATAAATCTGTATATTAATAGAATAACTTTCTAGGGTCCAATATCATTCGATCATTATTCTTACTTCTGAAAATGGAAATTATGTTATTATACTGGTACTTCTATGGGACAATGATGGGCCTAAATCCTACGGTAAGAGTAAAAGCGATAATGACGAAAGATATTGTTTCTATAGAGAAGAGTCTCAGCATACGATCTGCAATCAAGACAATGGTTCGCAGAAATGTAGGATCTGTTGTAATCACTGCCCATGGGAAGCCGGTAGGAATAGTTACTGAGCGTGATATACTTAAATCTCTGGCCTATAGGAAGGCAATACGGCCTGAAACAAATGTTGAAGTTATAATGAGCAAGCCACTAGTAGTGGTCAAGTCAAACGCTACGATATCCGAGGCAGCGGAAATCATGGCCAAGCATAAAATACGAAGGCTTTTGGTCAAGGAGAACAACAATTATGTTGGAATAGTGACTCAGCGCGATATTCAGCACGCTATGACGGACACATTCAAGTCTCTGCTCCTTCTCTGACCCCCTATGATCAAGGAGAACAGATCTTCTTTTATTACATGTAACAAGATTCTAAGCCTAACATTCATATTTGTCTAATATCGAAGCTGAACATGTCGGATATTATCGTTATTACACGGTTAATGGATGGTCTATTACGACCAGCCCATACCGACAAAACCTAATCCGACCTCTTAATGCGCTAGAATAGAATGAACATATTTGAAAACCGTGTAAGCGGATGATAAAAAAGTAAGAAGCTCTTATTGACTTTTATTAGTCTATGTAGAGATTCGATTGCTTCTCAATCTAGTTGTGAAATGTAATGTATGACATGTTACAAAACTATGTTGCGGATTAGCACTATCACAGAATACCTACCTTTGTGACCTCGGCAGGAAGCCGTGGTTTGCCAAATTGCTCAGATATACGCTTATACCAGTCCAATTCCTGCTGCGATAACGGTCTAATCTTTCTCATTGCTTCCTCAATGTGTTCCATGCATACCTTAAGCTCTGATGCATGCTTTTCTGCTTCCTTAGGATCTTTGTACTTTGATATATGCTCGCGAATGGCGAGCATTACTGCTGCAGAGATAAACGATGCAATATCTGCACCAGTATAACCATCTGTTCTGTCTGCAAGTTGTTCTATGCTAACATCTTCTCCAAGAGAAATCTTTTGTGTGTGAATCTTAATTATCTCAATCCTCGAATCTCGATCTGGTGGTGGAACATAAAGCAATCTATCGAATCTGCCCGGTCTAAGCAGCGCAGGGTCAACTATGTCTGGTCTGTTGGTAGCTGCTATCACAACAACATCCTTTAACACTTCTAAACCATCCAGTTCTGTCAGTAATTGGCTGATCACTCTTTCAGTAACGTGAGAATCCCCATAACCACCTCCTCTAACTGGAGCCAAGGCATCTATTTCATCAAAGAAGATAATACATGGAGCTGCCTGCCTTGCTTTTCTGAACACCTCTCTCACACCTTTTTCAGACTCCCCTACCCATTTTGAGAGCAATTCCGGTCCCTTTATGCTGATAAAATTAGCTTCACTTTCATTCGCAACAGCTTTTGCAATCAGTGTCTTTCCTGTACCAGGAGGACCATAAAGAAGGATACCTTTAGGAGGTATTACTTTTGTTTGACTAAACAGCCCACGATACTTCAGAGGCCATTCTATAGTCTCCATTAACTCTTGCTTCACACCCTCTAGCCCTCCAACATCCTTCCATCCCACATTAGGTATTTCAACAAAAACTTCTCTCATTGCAGAGGGTTCCATTTCCTTTAGAACATCAGTAAAGTCTTGCATAGTGACAGTTATCCTATTCAAAATAGAGCTTGGTATGCTCTCCGCTGAAAGATCTATGTCAGGCAATACGCGCCTTAATGAACGCATCGCAGCTTCTTTTGCTAGTGCCTGTAGATCGGCACCAACAAAACCGTGGCTCATGTCTGCAAGCCTTTCAAGGTCAACATCCTTCGCCAAGGGCATTCCTCTAGTATGGATCTGCAATATCTCTAAACGGCCATCCCGATCTGGAACACCCAGCTCTATCTCTCTATCAAATCTCCCCGCTCGCCTTAAAGCAGGATCCACCGCGTTTATTCTATTGGTAGCACCCATTACCACGACTTTGCCTCTAGATGAAAGTCCGTCCATTAAGGCTAGCAATTGCGCTACAACCCTTCTCTCCACTTCTCCAGTAACCTCTTCTCTTTTCGGTGCTATAGAATCCAATTCATCAATGAATATTATCGATGGTGCGTTTTGTTCTGCCTCATGGAAAATCTCTCTTAATCTTGCCTCAGACTCGCCATAAAATTTACTCATGATTTCTGGTCCGCTAATTGAATAGAAATTAGCACTAGTTTCATTTGCTATGGCTTTTGCCAGTAAGGTTTTACCGGTACCTGGTGGTCCGTGAAGTATTACACCCTTTGGTGCCTCGATTCCCAGCCTCTTGAAAAGTTCTGGATGTCTTAGCGGTAGATCTATCATCTCCCTGATCTTTGTAACCTCTTCTTTCAGCCCACCAATATCTTCATAGGTTACAGCAGGAATGGCTCCTTCCTTTGCGACCTCTTCAGATACTTTTACGTCAGTACTGCTTGTAATTATGACAGCACCACTAGGATTGGTGGAAACGACGACCAAATCCACTCTCTGTCCCATTATGCCAAGCGGAATTGTATCTCCTTTAGTTACAAGTTGTCCTTCAAGTAACCCAGCCAAATACTCTTCAGCCCCTAGAATGCGCAGGGGTTCTGTAGGTGCCAAAGTGATGTTCTGGGCGTTCTTTACCTCTGACTTTCTGATCTCTACCCTGTCATTAATACCAACATTGAGTTTGTTCCTTACATAACCATCTATCCTTATCAAACCTTTACCATAATCTTCTGGATATGCAGGCCAGTTTAACACGGTAGTCTTCGCTCTTCCAGACGAGATTTCTATGGCATCGCCTGTAGAAAGTTTAAGCTCTTTTGCTACTTTGGGGTCTATTCTTGCAATCCTTCTCCCAACATCACTTGCATTAACTTCTGCGACAGTCAGAATGACCTTTTTATCATTCCTATTTTTCTTATTTTCCATCGTTATGCATTTTGTTCAATTACGATATAAAATGAGTACAGCTTTATCACATCTGATTCTCATTCTTGAAAACAATGTTGATTCATCTTTGACAAACAAAAACACATACATCTGTTAAGCGTGCCAGTCATCCCATTTATTATTGGGTGGTAACATGTTATTAACATTGTAGAGGAGGTCTGGTTTCAGGGGTAACATATAATGTCCCCCTCCCATGATCTTCCTGTTGCTTTTTCTTCCTTACAGCTTACATATATCATACGAAACCGTAAGTGCATGAGTTGTTGGGATTCTTTCCAAATGGGCTAATTATGTTGATCAACAGTTCCTTGTGTCAACCTAAAAGTTGACCAAGAGAAACATCTTTTACCTTTATGCGTTTTCTCAGATATTCCCTTAAAAAACGATCTTTCGTTGGTTTCTCCAGAATATGATGTAATGCTCTTACGTCTATTGTGAGTTGTATGTCTGTCTCCCCTGCTACATTACTCTCAAGACCTACAACCTTTCCATTCTTTACCTGACATGTTATATTGGCAAGTTCATTTCCACTCTCATCGGTCAACTTCATGAATATTCTTCCATCTCCAAGTCTTGATAGAATGTTCAAGATAGGTTCAAATCGATTAACCTGTTCTAGGTTACCCCTAAGTTCCTGAATATAACGTTCTATATCACTCGGCTCCAATTCCATAACAATCACAAAAAATTAGGGTGTGATGCTCTGCTTCATCGCGAACTTGCTAACTATTGGTGCAAATGACTCCAACAACGACGATGTGACTTCTTCGGGTGCGATTTCCCACCCAAGCTTTCCCAAAGCAAGGGCTAGTCTCAGCTGTGATGCTGCTAGTTCTGCTCTCGCCTTTAGCATATCACCTACTGCCTTCTCTATATCTTTGGAAATCTCTGGTTCTGCATTAATTCTGTCATTTATATAGGACTTTACCCTTTCCTTTACTACCTCTTCGATGCTGTTCTTCAATGTCTTTGCCAACACACCTTCCAAATTCATATTTTTCAGAAAACTCTCCACTGTAGGTTTTTCAATAGCGGACATTGTGCTTCGCATATATAACGAACTTGATAATTATAAATATGAAAGACAATTTTCATTTTTGAAAATGAAATTTATGTAACAAGATTCGATCATTACTTCACTGTATTGTTATGGTGCTCGACAAAATAGCTTCGGTTTTATATTTAGACAAACTCCCGTACCACTTCAATAAAAGATAAATATTTTGAGTTACACATTAAGACTAATATACTCTACAGCATCTATTCCAATGCCTTGGCAACAGTAAGTGATTTTATGAATAGAAAAGTACTCACCATGGATATTAAGAATGACGCATTAAATGCCGCAAGAGTCATGGCTAAGTATAGGATCAGCTCTTTAATACTGACAAAGCAAGGCAAACCTGTAGCCGTTGTTACTGAAAGGGACTTCTTGAGAGCGGTATGTGCACGCGATGCCAAAGCAAGCCAAATTCCCTTGGAGAATATGTCATCTTCATCTCTGGTAACAATTGAACCTACTGCACCAATTGAAGTGGCATCCAATCTAATGGCGCTGAACAGGGTTAGGCATTTGTTAGTTATAGATGATAACGAGCAA contains:
- a CDS encoding CBS domain-containing protein is translated as MGLNPTVRVKAIMTKDIVSIEKSLSIRSAIKTMVRRNVGSVVITAHGKPVGIVTERDILKSLAYRKAIRPETNVEVIMSKPLVVVKSNATISEAAEIMAKHKIRRLLVKENNNYVGIVTQRDIQHAMTDTFKSLLLL
- a CDS encoding CBS domain-containing protein codes for the protein MNRKVLTMDIKNDALNAARVMAKYRISSLILTKQGKPVAVVTERDFLRAVCARDAKASQIPLENMSSSSLVTIEPTAPIEVASNLMALNRVRHLLVIDDNEQLVGIITSTDLARYLRHGHNSNSFYNIA
- a CDS encoding CDC48 family AAA ATPase, coding for MENKKNRNDKKVILTVAEVNASDVGRRIARIDPKVAKELKLSTGDAIEISSGRAKTTVLNWPAYPEDYGKGLIRIDGYVRNKLNVGINDRVEIRKSEVKNAQNITLAPTEPLRILGAEEYLAGLLEGQLVTKGDTIPLGIMGQRVDLVVVSTNPSGAVIITSSTDVKVSEEVAKEGAIPAVTYEDIGGLKEEVTKIREMIDLPLRHPELFKRLGIEAPKGVILHGPPGTGKTLLAKAIANETSANFYSISGPEIMSKFYGESEARLREIFHEAEQNAPSIIFIDELDSIAPKREEVTGEVERRVVAQLLALMDGLSSRGKVVVMGATNRINAVDPALRRAGRFDREIELGVPDRDGRLEILQIHTRGMPLAKDVDLERLADMSHGFVGADLQALAKEAAMRSLRRVLPDIDLSAESIPSSILNRITVTMQDFTDVLKEMEPSAMREVFVEIPNVGWKDVGGLEGVKQELMETIEWPLKYRGLFSQTKVIPPKGILLYGPPGTGKTLIAKAVANESEANFISIKGPELLSKWVGESEKGVREVFRKARQAAPCIIFFDEIDALAPVRGGGYGDSHVTERVISQLLTELDGLEVLKDVVVIAATNRPDIVDPALLRPGRFDRLLYVPPPDRDSRIEIIKIHTQKISLGEDVSIEQLADRTDGYTGADIASFISAAVMLAIREHISKYKDPKEAEKHASELKVCMEHIEEAMRKIRPLSQQELDWYKRISEQFGKPRLPAEVTKVGIL